One segment of Lutra lutra chromosome 12, mLutLut1.2, whole genome shotgun sequence DNA contains the following:
- the SPRING1 gene encoding SREBP regulating gene protein isoform X5, with protein sequence MAMPPGPRAFLAPRPGRRAPRPRRHGEPGGHGVAPAPPEEEERAVRDRNLLQVQDHDQPIPWKVQFHLGNSSRPGNQCRNSIQGKHLITDELGYICERKDLLVNGCCNVNVPGTKQYRCDGCLPHGCCGAYEYCVSCCLQPSKQLLLERFLNRAAVAFQNLFMAVEDHFELCLAKCRTSSQHLQEWALDTVS encoded by the exons ATGGCCATGCCGCCCGGGCCCCGGGCCTTCCTTGCTCCGCGCCCCGGCCGCCGCGCCCCTCGTCCGCGCCGGCATGGTGAACCTGGCGGCCATGGTGTGGCGCCGGCTCCTCCGGAAGAG GAAGAAAGGGCAGTGAGAGATCGGAATCTCCTCCAGGTTCAAGACCATGACCAGCCCATTCCGTGGAAAGTGCAGTTTCACCTGGGGAACAGCAGTCGGCCTGGCAACCAGTGCCGGAACTCCATTCAAGGGAAGCACCTCATCACAGATGAGCTAG GGTACATTTGTGAAAGGAAGGATTTGCTGGTGAACGGCTGCTGTAACGTCAATGTCCCCGGCACAAAGCAGTACCGCTGTGATGGCTGCTTGCCCCACGGCTGCTGCGGCGCCTACGAGTACTGCGTGTCCTGCTGCCTGCAGCCCAGCAAG CAACTTCTCCTGGAGCGCTTCCTCAACCGGGCAGCCGTGGCATTCCAGAACCTCTTCATGGCCGTCGAAGATCACTTTGAATTGTGTCTGGCCAAATGTAGAACCTCATCCCAG CACCTTCAGGAGTGGGCCCTGGACACTGTATCCTGA
- the SPRING1 gene encoding SREBP regulating gene protein isoform X4 — MVNLAAMVWRRLLRKRWVLALVFGLSLVYFLSSTFKQEERAVRDRNLLQVQDHDQPIPWKVQFHLGNSSRPGNQCRNSIQGKHLITDELGYICERKDLLVNGCCNVNVPGTKQYRCDGCLPHGCCGAYEYCVSCCLQPSKQLLLERFLNRAAVAFQNLFMAVEDHFELCLAKCRTSSQSVQHENTYRDPIAKYCYGESPPELFPA, encoded by the exons ATGGTGAACCTGGCGGCCATGGTGTGGCGCCGGCTCCTCCGGAAGAGGTGGGTGCTCGCCCTGGTCTTCGGGCTCTCGCTCGTCTACTTCCTCAGCAGCACCTTCAAGCAG GAAGAAAGGGCAGTGAGAGATCGGAATCTCCTCCAGGTTCAAGACCATGACCAGCCCATTCCGTGGAAAGTGCAGTTTCACCTGGGGAACAGCAGTCGGCCTGGCAACCAGTGCCGGAACTCCATTCAAGGGAAGCACCTCATCACAGATGAGCTAG GGTACATTTGTGAAAGGAAGGATTTGCTGGTGAACGGCTGCTGTAACGTCAATGTCCCCGGCACAAAGCAGTACCGCTGTGATGGCTGCTTGCCCCACGGCTGCTGCGGCGCCTACGAGTACTGCGTGTCCTGCTGCCTGCAGCCCAGCAAG CAACTTCTCCTGGAGCGCTTCCTCAACCGGGCAGCCGTGGCATTCCAGAACCTCTTCATGGCCGTCGAAGATCACTTTGAATTGTGTCTGGCCAAATGTAGAACCTCATCCCAG AGCGTGCAGCACGAGAACACCTATAGGGACCCCATAGCCAAATACTGCTATGGAGAGAGCCCTCCCGAGCTCTTTCCTGCGTGA
- the SPRING1 gene encoding SREBP regulating gene protein isoform X7, with the protein MAMPPGPRAFLAPRPGRRAPRPRRHGEPGGHGVAPAPPEEVGARPGLRALARLLPQQHLQAGYICERKDLLVNGCCNVNVPGTKQYRCDGCLPHGCCGAYEYCVSCCLQPSKQLLLERFLNRAAVAFQNLFMAVEDHFELCLAKCRTSSQSVQHENTYRDPIAKYCYGESPPELFPA; encoded by the exons ATGGCCATGCCGCCCGGGCCCCGGGCCTTCCTTGCTCCGCGCCCCGGCCGCCGCGCCCCTCGTCCGCGCCGGCATGGTGAACCTGGCGGCCATGGTGTGGCGCCGGCTCCTCCGGAAGAGGTGGGTGCTCGCCCTGGTCTTCGGGCTCTCGCTCGTCTACTTCCTCAGCAGCACCTTCAAGCAG GGTACATTTGTGAAAGGAAGGATTTGCTGGTGAACGGCTGCTGTAACGTCAATGTCCCCGGCACAAAGCAGTACCGCTGTGATGGCTGCTTGCCCCACGGCTGCTGCGGCGCCTACGAGTACTGCGTGTCCTGCTGCCTGCAGCCCAGCAAG CAACTTCTCCTGGAGCGCTTCCTCAACCGGGCAGCCGTGGCATTCCAGAACCTCTTCATGGCCGTCGAAGATCACTTTGAATTGTGTCTGGCCAAATGTAGAACCTCATCCCAG AGCGTGCAGCACGAGAACACCTATAGGGACCCCATAGCCAAATACTGCTATGGAGAGAGCCCTCCCGAGCTCTTTCCTGCGTGA
- the SPRING1 gene encoding SREBP regulating gene protein isoform X3, protein MAMPPGPRAFLAPRPGRRAPRPRRHGEPGGHGVAPAPPEEEERAVRDRNLLQVQDHDQPIPWKVQFHLGNSSRPGNQCRNSIQGKHLITDELGYICERKDLLVNGCCNVNVPGTKQYRCDGCLPHGCCGAYEYCVSCCLQPSKQLLLERFLNRAAVAFQNLFMAVEDHFELCLAKCRTSSQSVQHENTYRDPIAKYCYGESPPELFPA, encoded by the exons ATGGCCATGCCGCCCGGGCCCCGGGCCTTCCTTGCTCCGCGCCCCGGCCGCCGCGCCCCTCGTCCGCGCCGGCATGGTGAACCTGGCGGCCATGGTGTGGCGCCGGCTCCTCCGGAAGAG GAAGAAAGGGCAGTGAGAGATCGGAATCTCCTCCAGGTTCAAGACCATGACCAGCCCATTCCGTGGAAAGTGCAGTTTCACCTGGGGAACAGCAGTCGGCCTGGCAACCAGTGCCGGAACTCCATTCAAGGGAAGCACCTCATCACAGATGAGCTAG GGTACATTTGTGAAAGGAAGGATTTGCTGGTGAACGGCTGCTGTAACGTCAATGTCCCCGGCACAAAGCAGTACCGCTGTGATGGCTGCTTGCCCCACGGCTGCTGCGGCGCCTACGAGTACTGCGTGTCCTGCTGCCTGCAGCCCAGCAAG CAACTTCTCCTGGAGCGCTTCCTCAACCGGGCAGCCGTGGCATTCCAGAACCTCTTCATGGCCGTCGAAGATCACTTTGAATTGTGTCTGGCCAAATGTAGAACCTCATCCCAG AGCGTGCAGCACGAGAACACCTATAGGGACCCCATAGCCAAATACTGCTATGGAGAGAGCCCTCCCGAGCTCTTTCCTGCGTGA
- the SPRING1 gene encoding SREBP regulating gene protein isoform X2, which produces MVNLAAMVWRRLLRKRWVLALVFGLSLVYFLSSTFKQEERAVRDRNLLQVQDHDQPIPWKVQFHLGNSSRPGNQCRNSIQGKHLITDELGYICERKDLLVNGCCNVNVPGTKQYRCDGCLPHGCCGAYEYCVSCCLQPSKQLLLERFLNRAAVAFQNLFMAVEDHFELCLAKCRTSSQVSGDCLLILCRIVHLWSGIAGACSTRTPIGTP; this is translated from the exons ATGGTGAACCTGGCGGCCATGGTGTGGCGCCGGCTCCTCCGGAAGAGGTGGGTGCTCGCCCTGGTCTTCGGGCTCTCGCTCGTCTACTTCCTCAGCAGCACCTTCAAGCAG GAAGAAAGGGCAGTGAGAGATCGGAATCTCCTCCAGGTTCAAGACCATGACCAGCCCATTCCGTGGAAAGTGCAGTTTCACCTGGGGAACAGCAGTCGGCCTGGCAACCAGTGCCGGAACTCCATTCAAGGGAAGCACCTCATCACAGATGAGCTAG GGTACATTTGTGAAAGGAAGGATTTGCTGGTGAACGGCTGCTGTAACGTCAATGTCCCCGGCACAAAGCAGTACCGCTGTGATGGCTGCTTGCCCCACGGCTGCTGCGGCGCCTACGAGTACTGCGTGTCCTGCTGCCTGCAGCCCAGCAAG CAACTTCTCCTGGAGCGCTTCCTCAACCGGGCAGCCGTGGCATTCCAGAACCTCTTCATGGCCGTCGAAGATCACTTTGAATTGTGTCTGGCCAAATGTAGAACCTCATCCCAG GTTTCTGGAGACTGCCTTTTGATTTTATGCCGCATTGTGCATCTCTGGTCTGGGATCGCTGG AGCGTGCAGCACGAGAACACCTATAGGGACCCCATAG
- the SPRING1 gene encoding SREBP regulating gene protein isoform X6: MAMPPGPRAFLAPRPGRRAPRPRRHGEPGGHGVAPAPPEEVGARPGLRALARLLPQQHLQAGYICERKDLLVNGCCNVNVPGTKQYRCDGCLPHGCCGAYEYCVSCCLQPSKQLLLERFLNRAAVAFQNLFMAVEDHFELCLAKCRTSSQVSGDCLLILCRIVHLWSGIAGACSTRTPIGTP, from the exons ATGGCCATGCCGCCCGGGCCCCGGGCCTTCCTTGCTCCGCGCCCCGGCCGCCGCGCCCCTCGTCCGCGCCGGCATGGTGAACCTGGCGGCCATGGTGTGGCGCCGGCTCCTCCGGAAGAGGTGGGTGCTCGCCCTGGTCTTCGGGCTCTCGCTCGTCTACTTCCTCAGCAGCACCTTCAAGCAG GGTACATTTGTGAAAGGAAGGATTTGCTGGTGAACGGCTGCTGTAACGTCAATGTCCCCGGCACAAAGCAGTACCGCTGTGATGGCTGCTTGCCCCACGGCTGCTGCGGCGCCTACGAGTACTGCGTGTCCTGCTGCCTGCAGCCCAGCAAG CAACTTCTCCTGGAGCGCTTCCTCAACCGGGCAGCCGTGGCATTCCAGAACCTCTTCATGGCCGTCGAAGATCACTTTGAATTGTGTCTGGCCAAATGTAGAACCTCATCCCAG GTTTCTGGAGACTGCCTTTTGATTTTATGCCGCATTGTGCATCTCTGGTCTGGGATCGCTGG AGCGTGCAGCACGAGAACACCTATAGGGACCCCATAG
- the SPRING1 gene encoding SREBP regulating gene protein isoform X1 has protein sequence MAMPPGPRAFLAPRPGRRAPRPRRHGEPGGHGVAPAPPEEEERAVRDRNLLQVQDHDQPIPWKVQFHLGNSSRPGNQCRNSIQGKHLITDELGYICERKDLLVNGCCNVNVPGTKQYRCDGCLPHGCCGAYEYCVSCCLQPSKQLLLERFLNRAAVAFQNLFMAVEDHFELCLAKCRTSSQVSGDCLLILCRIVHLWSGIAGACSTRTPIGTP, from the exons ATGGCCATGCCGCCCGGGCCCCGGGCCTTCCTTGCTCCGCGCCCCGGCCGCCGCGCCCCTCGTCCGCGCCGGCATGGTGAACCTGGCGGCCATGGTGTGGCGCCGGCTCCTCCGGAAGAG GAAGAAAGGGCAGTGAGAGATCGGAATCTCCTCCAGGTTCAAGACCATGACCAGCCCATTCCGTGGAAAGTGCAGTTTCACCTGGGGAACAGCAGTCGGCCTGGCAACCAGTGCCGGAACTCCATTCAAGGGAAGCACCTCATCACAGATGAGCTAG GGTACATTTGTGAAAGGAAGGATTTGCTGGTGAACGGCTGCTGTAACGTCAATGTCCCCGGCACAAAGCAGTACCGCTGTGATGGCTGCTTGCCCCACGGCTGCTGCGGCGCCTACGAGTACTGCGTGTCCTGCTGCCTGCAGCCCAGCAAG CAACTTCTCCTGGAGCGCTTCCTCAACCGGGCAGCCGTGGCATTCCAGAACCTCTTCATGGCCGTCGAAGATCACTTTGAATTGTGTCTGGCCAAATGTAGAACCTCATCCCAG GTTTCTGGAGACTGCCTTTTGATTTTATGCCGCATTGTGCATCTCTGGTCTGGGATCGCTGG AGCGTGCAGCACGAGAACACCTATAGGGACCCCATAG